From uncultured Roseateles sp., the proteins below share one genomic window:
- a CDS encoding TniQ family protein, whose translation MIHADLMRDELALGYMGRLRILNDWGSHQMAMSLLRDALEAEGLLRAGCTNSGLLAHVARMSVGHFMRFHTLLPFRFVASDFGAHVPYGSPGSAGTEQVYGLTLPTAKLFACRACASEDFRRRGFSWYRRAHQVPGAEVCDEHQLPLSWVDDDDPSGEVPHVWFERGAYREVTCESGRQHGSRGETLQRYLSVCTALLDREAPADSRILNRRLAARAAALGMGIDSEDHESNLRGAIKAAAHGSWLAEYFPEIQDGVHLRGTRLGRLLRDPKCVAQGADYGLLAAVLFDDVDAAMASLFGIRKSTGRSPNPPSAVDSRQQAHHELVMSS comes from the coding sequence ATGATTCACGCCGACCTGATGCGGGACGAGCTCGCCCTTGGCTATATGGGTCGGCTAAGGATTTTGAATGACTGGGGTAGTCACCAGATGGCTATGAGCCTACTGCGTGATGCGCTTGAGGCGGAAGGTTTGCTCAGAGCTGGGTGTACCAACTCGGGTTTGTTGGCCCATGTGGCGCGAATGTCTGTTGGCCACTTCATGCGTTTTCATACGCTGTTGCCATTCAGGTTCGTGGCCTCTGACTTCGGCGCGCACGTTCCTTACGGATCGCCAGGTAGCGCCGGCACGGAGCAGGTCTATGGGCTAACGCTGCCGACGGCGAAGCTTTTCGCGTGCCGAGCATGCGCGTCCGAAGATTTCCGCCGGAGGGGATTTAGCTGGTACCGACGCGCCCATCAGGTCCCCGGGGCAGAAGTGTGTGATGAACATCAGCTGCCGCTCTCGTGGGTTGATGACGACGATCCGAGCGGAGAGGTACCGCACGTATGGTTTGAGCGGGGTGCATATCGAGAGGTCACCTGCGAGTCCGGTCGCCAACACGGTAGTAGAGGTGAGACCTTGCAGCGCTACCTTTCCGTATGCACCGCGCTCCTAGATAGAGAAGCGCCTGCCGATAGCAGGATCTTGAATCGACGGCTGGCGGCACGTGCGGCGGCGTTGGGCATGGGCATCGACTCCGAAGACCACGAGAGCAATCTGCGGGGGGCGATCAAAGCGGCTGCACACGGGAGTTGGCTCGCCGAATACTTTCCCGAAATCCAAGACGGCGTTCACCTGCGGGGGACTCGCCTCGGGCGCTTGCTTCGGGACCCCAAATGCGTTGCGCAAGGCGCTGACTACGGGTTACTTGCTGCAGTGCTGTTTGACGATGTCGATGCCGCCATGGCCTCACTGTTCGGTATTCGCAAATCTACCGGCCGGTCGCCGAATCCACCATCGGCGGTCGATTCACGTCAGCAAGCTCACCACGAGTTGGTCATGTCCAGCTGA
- a CDS encoding TnsD family Tn7-like transposition protein — protein MQSASAAPIDAGHPVWHDLANCGVQASALSDRFHFDDAQLASTYRRAAAARGLIAGNDRLCISAFGDRLATTAQPLRAIPELSALPSCPAEAVAQFARLLRQPRTGAHPLRHFTMILSLFGSWESFWTAYCAEPRRADEIRPRGTCVLELADPPPTDADDRKANLLTLIGEGKSISAAAAAVGIATGTAMAWAAQSAVSVTRRPKLLKPHVRRLVIRALRRGVDKQVVSESFSISVQTVTTTLRTEVGLADAWHEARFMQAKRRAHADWLAMAARHPHATYTDIRRMNQAAFAWLYRNDRAWLEEQAKRQPAAPKSNHARIDWDARDQSYANQIAEVCLLIATKNAATHVTMGTLCQALPSLKPLLSKLDRMPLTSAALKQATRRRPAEARRQLDMTNSW, from the coding sequence ATGCAGTCCGCATCAGCGGCGCCCATAGACGCTGGGCATCCGGTTTGGCATGACCTTGCCAACTGTGGTGTGCAAGCTTCTGCACTTTCAGACCGCTTTCATTTCGACGACGCGCAGTTGGCCTCCACATATCGTCGGGCTGCCGCTGCGCGCGGCCTGATCGCCGGCAACGACCGACTGTGCATCTCCGCGTTCGGCGACAGGCTGGCGACCACGGCGCAACCGCTGCGCGCCATCCCCGAGCTATCGGCGCTGCCAAGTTGCCCGGCGGAAGCAGTTGCACAGTTCGCCCGTCTGCTGCGTCAGCCTCGCACGGGCGCTCATCCATTGCGACACTTCACGATGATCCTTTCGCTTTTCGGAAGTTGGGAATCGTTCTGGACTGCCTATTGCGCCGAGCCACGGCGTGCTGACGAGATCAGGCCCAGAGGCACATGCGTCCTTGAACTTGCCGATCCGCCCCCAACGGACGCGGATGACCGAAAGGCAAACCTTCTCACCCTGATCGGTGAAGGCAAGTCGATCTCAGCAGCAGCGGCTGCTGTCGGCATTGCCACTGGCACCGCAATGGCGTGGGCTGCCCAGTCGGCGGTCTCGGTGACGCGACGCCCAAAACTGCTTAAGCCCCATGTACGAAGGCTGGTCATTCGGGCCTTGCGGCGAGGCGTTGACAAGCAGGTTGTATCCGAGTCGTTCAGCATTTCCGTGCAGACAGTGACCACCACTCTGCGCACAGAAGTAGGCCTGGCCGATGCGTGGCACGAAGCTCGCTTCATGCAAGCTAAGCGTCGCGCTCATGCCGATTGGCTTGCCATGGCGGCCCGACATCCGCATGCAACGTACACGGATATCCGCCGCATGAATCAAGCGGCTTTCGCATGGCTTTACCGCAACGATCGCGCATGGCTGGAGGAACAGGCCAAACGCCAACCCGCAGCGCCGAAATCGAATCACGCGCGGATCGATTGGGATGCGAGGGACCAGAGCTATGCAAATCAAATCGCCGAGGTCTGCCTTTTGATCGCAACCAAGAACGCGGCCACCCATGTGACGATGGGCACCCTGTGCCAGGCCTTGCCTTCGCTGAAGCCGTTGCTCAGCAAACTTGATCGAATGCCACTCACCAGCGCGGCGCTGAAGCAGGCCACACGGCGGCGTCCTGCCGAAGCACGCCGTCAGCTGGACATGACCAACTCGTGGTGA
- a CDS encoding DNA-binding protein — MQLVDTELQVPMARGANALERAVSGLTAEQLAWRRFRAEGVNVRAWAIERGFHPGLVYSVLRGERKCVRGQSHQVAVALGLKPSAS, encoded by the coding sequence ATGCAGCTTGTCGATACAGAACTGCAGGTGCCAATGGCAAGGGGCGCGAACGCGTTGGAGCGCGCTGTGTCGGGCCTGACTGCCGAGCAACTCGCGTGGCGCCGATTTCGCGCTGAGGGTGTGAATGTTCGGGCCTGGGCAATTGAGCGAGGCTTTCACCCCGGCCTTGTCTATTCCGTGCTGCGCGGCGAGCGCAAATGCGTGCGCGGGCAGTCTCACCAAGTGGCCGTCGCGCTGGGGCTGAAGCCCTCGGCCAGCTGA
- the istB gene encoding IS21-like element helper ATPase IstB, producing MRDSATNGLMTALRELKMFGMAQAVGELAEQGAPAFEAAQPFLAQLLKAESAEREVRAVAYQLKQARFPVYRDLTGFDFAHSEVNEALVKQLHRGEFMDRAENVVLVGGPGTGKTHLATAIGVQALEHHRRRVRFFSTVELVNLLEQEKLCNKTGQMAHRLAHMDLVILDELGYLPFSSSGGALLFHLLSKLYERTSVVITTNLSFSEWATVFGDAKMTTALLDRLTHHCHILETGNESYRFKNSSAQPTKKESKTKKLPTA from the coding sequence ATGCGTGACTCAGCAACCAATGGGCTCATGACCGCGCTGCGGGAGCTGAAGATGTTCGGCATGGCCCAAGCCGTGGGTGAGCTGGCCGAGCAAGGTGCGCCGGCCTTCGAGGCGGCGCAGCCCTTCCTGGCGCAGTTGCTCAAGGCCGAGTCCGCCGAGCGCGAGGTGCGCGCCGTCGCGTACCAGCTCAAGCAGGCCCGCTTCCCGGTCTACCGGGACCTGACCGGCTTCGACTTCGCGCACAGCGAGGTCAACGAGGCGCTGGTGAAGCAGTTGCACCGTGGCGAGTTCATGGACCGGGCCGAGAACGTTGTGCTGGTCGGTGGACCTGGTACCGGCAAGACGCACCTGGCCACGGCCATCGGCGTGCAGGCGCTGGAGCACCACCGGCGACGGGTGCGCTTCTTCTCCACGGTCGAGCTGGTCAACCTGCTGGAGCAGGAGAAGCTGTGCAACAAGACCGGCCAGATGGCTCACCGGCTCGCTCACATGGACCTGGTGATCCTGGACGAGCTGGGCTACCTGCCGTTCAGCTCGTCGGGCGGGGCGCTGCTGTTCCACCTGCTGAGCAAGCTCTACGAGCGCACCAGCGTCGTCATCACGACGAACCTGAGCTTCAGCGAATGGGCCACCGTCTTCGGCGATGCCAAGATGACGACGGCGCTGCTGGACCGGCTCACGCACCACTGCCATATCCTTGAGACCGGCAACGAGAGCTACCGCTTCAAGAACAGTTCCGCACAACCCACCAAGAAGGAGTCCAAGACCAAGAAGTTACCCACAGCCTAA
- the istA gene encoding IS21 family transposase: MIDVATLSVIRRWALREQLSIREIAKRTGLSRNTIRKYLRSDDKEPSYAKRESVSRLDPFADKLAQWLKTEAGKNRKQRRTLKQMHAELMELGFDGSYNRVAAFAREWALKRQEEQKTTGRGTFVPLVFEPGEAFQFDWSEDWAVLGGERTKLQVAHFKLSHSRAFYIRAYLLQTHEMLFDAHNHAFRVFGGVPKRGIYDNMKTAVDKVLTGKARDVNARFAAMVSHYLFEVEFCNPASGWEKGQIEKNVRDARHRLWQPVPAFPSLDALNVWLEERCKALWTEISHGKLPGTVHDAWQDERRLLMQLPRPFDGFVEHTKRVSPTCLITFERTRYSVPASYANRPVSLRVYADRLVVAAEGKLICEHQRVIERRHDTLGQTIFDWRHYLAVLQRKPGALRNGAPFAELPVAFKRLQAELLKKPGGDREMVDILALVLHHDEQSVLAAVELALEVGVPTKMYVLNVLHRLLDGKAEPPPVDAPHALRLVNEPQANVNRYDELREERKVRHA, encoded by the coding sequence GTGATTGACGTGGCGACACTAAGTGTCATCAGGCGATGGGCCCTGCGTGAGCAGTTGTCCATCCGCGAGATTGCCAAACGAACAGGCCTGTCTCGCAACACCATCAGGAAGTACCTGCGCAGCGACGACAAGGAACCGTCGTACGCCAAGCGCGAGAGCGTGAGCCGGCTCGATCCGTTCGCGGACAAGCTGGCCCAGTGGCTCAAGACCGAAGCCGGCAAGAACCGCAAGCAGCGGCGCACCTTGAAGCAGATGCACGCCGAGCTCATGGAACTCGGCTTCGACGGCTCCTACAACCGCGTGGCCGCGTTCGCGCGGGAGTGGGCGCTCAAGCGCCAGGAAGAGCAGAAGACCACCGGGCGCGGAACCTTCGTGCCCCTGGTCTTCGAGCCCGGCGAGGCCTTCCAGTTCGACTGGAGCGAGGACTGGGCCGTGCTGGGTGGCGAGCGCACCAAGCTGCAGGTGGCGCACTTCAAGCTCAGCCACAGCCGGGCCTTCTACATCCGGGCCTACCTGCTGCAGACCCACGAGATGCTGTTCGACGCCCACAACCACGCCTTCCGCGTGTTCGGCGGCGTGCCCAAGCGAGGCATCTACGACAACATGAAGACCGCCGTGGACAAGGTCCTGACCGGCAAGGCGCGCGACGTCAACGCGCGCTTCGCCGCGATGGTCAGCCACTACCTCTTCGAAGTCGAGTTCTGCAACCCGGCCTCGGGCTGGGAGAAGGGCCAGATCGAGAAGAACGTGCGCGACGCGCGGCATCGGCTCTGGCAGCCCGTGCCGGCCTTCCCCTCGCTGGACGCCCTCAACGTCTGGCTGGAGGAGCGGTGCAAGGCGCTGTGGACCGAGATCTCGCACGGCAAGCTGCCCGGCACCGTGCACGACGCCTGGCAGGACGAGCGGCGGCTGCTGATGCAGCTGCCCCGACCGTTCGACGGCTTCGTCGAGCACACCAAGCGCGTCTCGCCGACCTGCCTGATCACCTTCGAGCGCACGCGCTACAGCGTGCCGGCCTCGTACGCGAACCGGCCGGTGAGCCTGCGCGTGTACGCCGACCGGCTCGTCGTCGCGGCCGAGGGCAAGCTCATCTGCGAGCACCAGCGGGTGATTGAGCGGCGCCACGACACCCTGGGCCAGACCATCTTCGATTGGCGCCACTACCTGGCGGTGCTGCAGCGCAAGCCAGGCGCACTCAGGAACGGCGCGCCGTTCGCCGAGCTGCCGGTGGCGTTCAAGCGGCTGCAGGCCGAGCTGCTGAAGAAGCCGGGCGGAGACCGCGAGATGGTGGACATCCTGGCCCTGGTCCTGCACCACGACGAGCAGTCGGTGCTGGCGGCCGTCGAGCTGGCCCTGGAGGTTGGCGTGCCGACCAAGATGTACGTGCTCAACGTGCTGCACCGGCTGCTGGATGGGAAGGCCGAGCCGCCGCCGGTGGATGCGCCGCACGCGCTGCGCCTGGTCAATGAACCTCAGGCCAATGTGAATCGCTACGACGAACTACGAGAAGAGAGGAAGGTCCGCCATGCGTGA
- a CDS encoding alpha/beta hydrolase, translating to MNTLTKPSVVLCHGIWADGSCFRKLIAPLRSEGHQVMAAQYGLDSIAGDVDATIRTFARLDGPILLVGHSYGGTVITHAGLHERVAALVYIAALCPDENETTLEQLNQFPRAAVSRHVEIGDDRLWLKEEGIWAVGGDLPIEEQDLLYATQFAPAADLFSQKLDGAAWKFRPSTYIVTTEDQTIHPSLQRAGAERMGATVVEIKSGHMPMSSHPHDVLDAIRKAAVLVGG from the coding sequence ATGAACACCCTCACCAAGCCAAGCGTCGTCCTCTGTCACGGCATATGGGCAGACGGCTCATGCTTCCGCAAGCTGATTGCGCCGCTGCGATCCGAAGGTCATCAGGTGATGGCCGCGCAATACGGCCTCGACTCGATCGCCGGCGACGTCGACGCGACGATACGAACGTTCGCACGCTTGGACGGCCCGATTCTCTTGGTTGGCCACTCGTATGGCGGGACTGTAATCACTCATGCGGGCCTACACGAACGAGTCGCCGCTCTGGTCTACATCGCCGCCCTTTGCCCCGATGAAAACGAAACCACCCTGGAGCAGCTGAACCAGTTTCCCCGTGCTGCCGTGTCCCGGCATGTCGAGATCGGCGACGACCGCCTTTGGTTGAAGGAAGAAGGCATCTGGGCCGTCGGAGGCGATCTCCCTATAGAAGAACAGGACCTGCTCTATGCGACGCAATTCGCACCGGCGGCGGACCTCTTTAGTCAGAAGTTGGATGGCGCCGCGTGGAAGTTCCGGCCCAGCACCTACATCGTGACAACAGAGGACCAGACGATCCACCCCAGCCTTCAACGTGCGGGGGCTGAACGCATGGGGGCGACCGTCGTCGAGATCAAGAGCGGCCATATGCCGATGTCGTCCCACCCGCACGACGTGCTCGACGCCATCCGCAAAGCCGCCGTGCTGGTGGGTGGCTGA
- a CDS encoding OsmC family protein, translating to MSTLQRLRDAFDRMEHVFSKRPAMALATNVARARLVDGVHCEAAEEGWRFVMDLPVDSGGTNAGPPPGVHGRVALAGCLAMGYSVQLARAGIEPRSIEVEVEADSDHRGMLGLSERPGYLALRHTLYLDCDASREQVQPAIDRAQRLSPYLSMFMAGQPVSGKIVFAPRVLP from the coding sequence ATGAGTACCTTGCAACGTCTTCGCGACGCTTTCGATCGCATGGAGCACGTGTTCTCGAAGCGACCCGCGATGGCCTTGGCCACCAACGTTGCGCGGGCCCGGCTGGTCGACGGCGTCCACTGTGAAGCCGCCGAAGAAGGGTGGCGGTTCGTGATGGACTTGCCGGTCGACTCGGGCGGCACCAATGCAGGGCCTCCGCCCGGCGTGCATGGCCGTGTCGCGCTCGCCGGGTGTCTGGCGATGGGCTACAGCGTTCAACTGGCGCGCGCCGGCATCGAGCCGCGCAGCATCGAGGTGGAGGTCGAGGCCGACTCCGATCATCGGGGCATGCTCGGACTGAGCGAACGCCCGGGGTACCTCGCGCTGCGCCATACCCTGTATCTGGACTGCGATGCCTCCAGGGAACAGGTGCAGCCAGCGATCGACCGCGCCCAGCGCCTCAGTCCCTACCTCAGCATGTTCATGGCGGGGCAGCCCGTCAGCGGAAAAATTGTGTTCGCGCCGCGCGTGCTGCCGTAA